From Terriglobales bacterium:
CGTGGCCACCTCCGGTCCCGGCGGAATTCATCTGCTGAACGGGCTTTATGACGCCAAAATGGACGGCGCTTCGGTGTTGGCCATCACGGGGCTGCAATACCACGACCTGATCGGCACGTTCACGCAGCAGGATGTGGAGTTGGACAAACTGTACGCAGATGTGTGCGTTTACAACCAGCGCATCATGGGTCCAACTCACGTTCAAAACGTGATGAACCTGGCATGCCGCACTGCTCTTGCCTATCACGGCGTGGCTCACGTGACCATGCCGGTGGATTTTCAGGAAATCGACGTTAAGGACTGGAAACGTTCGAAGCGCAACATCCCCCACCACACTTCCGCTGTGCGCGCGCATGCTATGAAAATTCCAGCTCTCAGCGAATTGCAGAGAGCGGCCGACATCCTGAATGAAGGAAAGAAAGTTGCGATCCTCGCCGGGCGTGGAGCGCTGCATGCGACCGATGAACTGGAACAGGTGGCCGACATTCTGGCTGGCCCCATTATCAAACCATTGCTGGGCAAAGCGGCTGTCCCGGATGACAGTCCCTACACGACGGGTCCGATAGGCCTGCTGGGGACCAAGCCATCGCAGGAGGCAATTGAGGACTGCGACACGATTTTCATGGTGGGCACGTCATTCCCGTACCTGGAGTTCATGCCCAAGCCGGACCAAGCCCAGAGCGTGCAGATAGATAGCGATCCCAAGCGGATTGGATTGCGCTATCCGGTCGAGGTTGGACTGATGGGAGATAGCCAAATTGTTCTGCAAAACCTGATACCGCTGCTTACCCGTAAAGAGGACCGCAGCTTCCTGGAAGCTGCCCAGGCGGGAATGAAAGATTGGTGGCAACTGATGGAAAAGCAGGCGACGCGCAACGACAAGCCGATGAAGCCGCAACTGGTGGCATGGGAACTCGGTAAGCGCCT
This genomic window contains:
- a CDS encoding thiamine pyrophosphate-dependent enzyme, which codes for MTAGDVLVECLLEWGVEVVFGLPGDGINGIIEAFRARKDKIRFILVRHEEAAAFMACGYAKYTGKLGVCVATSGPGGIHLLNGLYDAKMDGASVLAITGLQYHDLIGTFTQQDVELDKLYADVCVYNQRIMGPTHVQNVMNLACRTALAYHGVAHVTMPVDFQEIDVKDWKRSKRNIPHHTSAVRAHAMKIPALSELQRAADILNEGKKVAILAGRGALHATDELEQVADILAGPIIKPLLGKAAVPDDSPYTTGPIGLLGTKPSQEAIEDCDTIFMVGTSFPYLEFMPKPDQAQSVQIDSDPKRIGLRYPVEVGLMGDSQIVLQNLIPLLTRKEDRSFLEAAQAGMKDWWQLMEKQATRNDKPMKPQLVAWELGKRLRDDAIVSCDCGTVATWWARLIRARRGQMFSISGTLASMANGMPYTIAAQVAYPDRQCVAFVGDGGFSMLMAEFVTAVKYKLPIKVVIVDNRSLGMIKWEQMVFLGNPEYVIDNAPIDFAEFAHACGGVGFSVDDPANCGETMDAFLNAPGPAILRAVVDPFEPPMPAKIKPEQALHFAESLARGEPNRKKIILTILADKVKEMV